The following is a genomic window from Hymenobacter monticola.
GGCATCAGGTCCGTGGGCGTGTCCCAGAGGCCGTGGTTGCGCTGGTACTGCTTGCGCACGTCGCGCAACGCGTCCAGCGCCCCGCGCTTGTCAAACTTGTTCAGCGCAATGACGTCGGCGAAATCGAGCATGTCGATTTTCTCCAACTGCGTGGCCGCGCCATACTCGGGCGTCATCACGTACAGGCTGGCGTCGGAGTGCTCAATAATCTCCGTATCGGACTGCCCAATACCCGAAGTCTCCAGGATAATCAAATCGTAATTAGCAGCGCGCACCACGTCCACGGCATCCTGCACGTAACGCGACAGCGCCAAATTGCTCTGGCGCGTGGCCAGGCTGCGCATGTACACCCGCGGCGAGTTAATGGCGTTCATCCGAATCCGGTCGCCGAGCAGCGCGCCGCCCGTCTTGCGCTTGCTGGGGTCCACGGAAATAATGGCAATGGTCTTGTCCGGGAAGTCCATCAAAAACCGCCGCACCAACTCATCCACCAGCGAGGACTTGCCCGCGCCACCCGTGCCCGTAATGCCCAGAATGGGAGCGGAGTGGCCCGCGTTTAGGGATTGGTTCTGGCTGTTTTCGCTCAGTTGAAACTCCTGCACCAGCTGGCCTTTCACCCGCTCAAACTCCTCCGGGAAGTTCTCCGCCGCTGAAATCAGACGGCCGATGCTGCGGGCGTCCTTCTCCTTTACGTGGCCGGCCTCGCCGTTCAGGTTCTGCCCGGTCGGGAAGTCCGCACTCTCCAACAAGTCGTTAATCATGCCCTGCAAGCCCATGGCGCGGCCATCATCGGGCGAGTAGATGCGAGTGATGCCGTAGCCCATCAGCTCCTCAATCTCGCTGGGCAGAATCACGCCGCCGCCGCCGCCGAAGATTTTGATGTGGCCCGCGCCGCGCTCCTTCAGCAGGTCGTGCATGTACTTGAAGTACTCGTTGTGCCCGCCCTGGTAGCTGGTAATGGCAATGGCCTGCGCATCTTCCTGAATGGCGCAGTCCACGATTTCCTGCACCGAGCGGTTGTGCCCGAGGTGAATCACCTCCGCGCCGCTGCTCTGAATAATGCGGCGCATGATGTTGATGGCCGCATCGTGGCCATCAAACAAAGCGGCGGCCGTAACAATGCGAACGTGGTTCTGAGGCTTATAGGGCGCGGTGGGAGCGGGGTGCATATAGTAAGGAGTAGCGCGGACTTTCAGTCCGCGACCGTGAGGATAGAAAACGCAGGCGAAGGTACGAAAAACGCCCCGGCGGGGTGGCCGGGGCTGTGTTGGAAACAAGTCAGACGTATTCTGTTTCCAAATATTCCAGAAACTCAGGCCACGTTCTGCCTACTACAATTGGTGTTTCCTCATCGTGCCCGATGAAAGAGGTTATGATGAAATTGCCAGTAGCTTTTTCAATAGCAAATGCCTCGCCGCCACCATCAGAACCGATTAGAAAATAGCCGGGACAAAAATCATCTGCATGGTAATCCTTATTTAATTGAACCAGTTCATCCGCTTCAATTAAATAAGCCCCGCCAAACTCATATGTGCTTTCGGCAGCGAATAAATAGGAGAGATATTCTTCTGGGGGCGTGAAGTCCAGCGTATCTAAAAAATCTTGTTGGTGCTGTGGAATCATAATGAAAGTAAACTAGCAAAAAGCTGCGTACGAAAAACGCCCCGGCGTTTCGGCCGGGGCGCTTCAAAAGCAAAGCACGAAAACCTACTGCCCCTGAATGGCATCCACGCCGGCCTGGGCCACGGCGTGGTCGTCCTCCACGGTGCTACCCGACACGCCGATGGCGCCAATGACCCGGTTGCCCGAGTCCATGATGGGGATGCCGCCGGGGAAGCTGATGAGGCCGCCGTTGGAGTGCTCGATGTTGTAGAGCGGGCCGCCGGGCTGGGCCAGCTTGCCGATTTCGCCGGTGGGCATATCGAAGAAGCGCGCCGTTTTGGCCTTCTTAATCGAGATGTCGAGCGAGCCCAGCCAGGCGTCGTCCATGCGGGCGAAGGCTGTGAGGTTGGCGCCGGCATCGACCACGGCGATGTTCATTTTGACGCCCAGGTCGAGGGCTTTCTGGTGCGCGGCCTTGAGGGCGGCCTGGGCTTGTTCGAGGGTAATACCCATAGAGATAAAGTGGAAACGGGTGAGCAATGACGTATCCCTAACGGCTGAGGTCTGGTTTCGTTTACCGGCCCGCCGTATTTTACCCAAAAGGGTGCGGCGGACTCAGCGCCAGCCGCCAGCCCAGGGCCACCAGCACGGCCAGCACCACAAAGCCCCAGGCCACGTGCGTGGGCTGCGCCCCCTGCACGGTCAGGTCAAAAGGGTCGCTCACGCAGCCCAGGATGAGCGAAAAAAGCAACAGCCCCATCATCAGGAGGTGCAGGAATTCGTGCATGGAAAAATAAGGCAGCTTGGTGAGGGCAATAAAGATGCCCCCCAGCAGCCAGGGCGTCATGAGGGTGCTGAACACCATGCGCCGACGGTTCTGGAACTGCATCAGCGTGTGCGAGTCGTGCGCTTGCAGAAAGGGCACCGTGGCCAGTCGGCCGATGGTAAGTTGAACGGCCCCCGCCAGCAGGGCCACGGCCGTGTTGGCCATGTAGCCAAGGCGCATCACCCAATCGGGCACGTACCAAAAGCCCTCTTGGCGCAACGAGTCGGCCAGCAAGGCCCCGAGGATGGCGTTGCAGGCGTGAAAGGCAATCCAAAGCAGCAGCAGCTTGAAAATACCCGGCCGGGCCCGTTCGCGCTTCCAGTACCATACAAAGGCCACAAAGCCAAACCCCAGGCACAGCAGGGGCCCAATGCCGTACACGGCAATGATGCTGTGCTGCGTCCATTCGTTATCGGCCACGGTGTATAGTATGCGGCTCGGGTCCCAGTTGCCCCGCAGGTGCAAGCGCCTCGACAAGCCAAATTTGGCTGCCTGGTGCACGCCCCACACGAGGTAGTAAGCCAGCACATAGATGGCGGTGCTGTTGAGGGCCGCCATCCGAAACTTTTGGCGGTCGGCGAAGCTGAGCGGGCCCGACTCAATGGCAGAGGCAGTCGGTTGCATGAAGAGATAAGAAAATAGCGCAATCAGGATACAATCGGCAAAACTAACCCGGGCTCCCCGATTCTGACAAGCTGAGCCGTGATTGGGTGCGCGGGCGACGGCTGGCTTTTGCGCCCCGGCCGTCGTACCTTTGGGCTCTGAAAAACCGCCCTCTGTGAAGAATATCCGCAATTTTTGCATCATTGCCCACATCGACCACGGCAAAAGCACCCTGGCCGACCGCCTGCTTGAGTTTACCAGCACCGTGGCCAAGCGCGACATGCAGGCCCAGCTGCTCGACAACATGGACCTGGAGCGCGAGCGGGGCATCACCATCAAGAGCCACGCCATCCAGATGCAGTACCCTTATAAGGGGGAGCTGTACACGCTGAACCTGATTGATACGCCCGGCCACGTCGACTTCAGCTACGAGGTGAGCCGCAGCATCGCCGCCTGCGAAGGCGCCCTGCTGATTGTGGACGCGTCGCAGGGTATTGAGGCCCAGACCATTTCCAACCTGTACCTCGCCATCGGGGCCGACCTGGAAATCATTCCGGTGCTCAACAAAATCGACCTCCCGCACGCCATGCCGGAGGAAGTGACCGACGAAATCGTAGACCTCATTGGCTGCAAGCCCGACGACATCATCCACGCCTCGGGCAAGGCCGGTATCGGCATCGAAGCCATCCTGAACGCCATCTGCGAGCGGGTGCCCGCTCCCAAAGGCGACCCGGAAGGCCCCCTGCAGGCTCTGATTTTCGACTCCGTTTTCAATTCCTACCGCGGCATCGAGGTCCTGTTCCGTATCAAGAACGGCACCATGAAGAAGGGCGACAAGCTCCGCTTCATGGCCACGGGCAAAGAGTACGGCGCCGACGAAATCGGCATCCTGGGCCTCAACCAGGAGCCGCGCCAGGAAATCAGCGCCGGCAACGTGGGCTACCTCATTTCCGGCATCAAGGAAGCCCGCGAGGTGAAGGTGGGCGACACCATCACGCACGTGCACCGGCCCACGCCCGAAGCCATCCAAGGCTTCGCCGACGTGAAGCCGATGGTTTTCGCCGGCATCTACCCCGTCGATACCACCGAGTACGAAGAGCTGCGCTCCAGCATGGAGAAGCTGCAGCTCAACGACGCCTCGCTGGTGTGGGAGCCCGAAACTTCGGTGGCCCTGGGCTTCGGCTTCCGCTGCGGCTTCCTGGGTATGCTGCACATGGAAATCGTACAGGAGCGCCTGGAGCGCGAGTTCAACATGACGGTCATCACCACCGTGCCGAGCGTGCAGTTCCACGCCACCGGCACCAAAGACCAGATGCTGACCATCAACGCGCCGAGCGAAATGCCCGAGCCGAACCTGATTAAGCACATCGAGGAGCCCTACATCAAGGCCCAGATTATCACGGCCTCGGAGTACGTGGGCGCCATCATCACGCTGTGCATGGACAAGCGCGGCATCATCAAAGGCCAGAGCTACCTGACTTCTGAGCGGGTGGAAATGAGCTTTGAGCTACCGCTGTCGGAAATCGTGTTCGACTTTTTCGACAAGCTCAAGTCCATCAGCCGCGGCTACGCCTCGCTCGACTACGAGCTGATTGGTTTCCGCGAGTCCGACATGGTGAAGCTCGACGTGATGCTGAACGGCGAAAAAGTGGACGCCCTGTCGGCCATTGTGCACCGCTCCAAGAGCTACGAGTGGGGCAAGCGCCTCTGCGAGAAGCTGCGCGAGCTGCTGCCCCGCCAGATGTTCGACATCGCCATTCAGGCGTCTATCGGCCAGAAAATCATCGCCCGCGAAACCGTGAAGGCCCTGCGCAAAAACGTAATTGCCAAGTGCTACGGCGGCGACATCAGCCGCAAGCGCAAGCTGCTCGAAAAGCAGAAGGAGGGCAAGAAACGGATGCGTTCCGTGGGCTCCGTCGAAATCCCGCAAGAGGCGTTTTTGGCAGTGCTTAAGATTGATTAATGAAAAAAGGCGGCTCCATTCGGGGCCGCCTTTTTTATTGCTGGTTGTTGACTTAGAAGGTAGTTGCCGGGGCAAGGTTTTGATTGGGCCCTTCTACTGGACCAACGTATTGCACCTCATTGGAGAAGCCCCACAGCGGAATGAAAATGATGCCCAGGAAGATAATTGCCAGGTAATTACCAATGCCATACTTGCCATAAGCTTTGGCGAAACTGACATAGAGCGTGATGCCGAAGTAAATGTTGACGAGCGGAATGAAAAGCAGAATGATTTTCCAGGCCTCCCGGCCTACAATCTCCTGCATCACGATGATGTTGTAGATGGGAATGATGGCTGCCCACCCCGGCTTGCCAGCTTTTACAAAAAGCTTCCAAAGTCCTGCGAAAACAAGAACAAAAATGCCTAGCTCAATGAGTAGAAAAAAGAGAATGCCAGCTACTGAAGGTTGGTTTTCCATGAAAGATGGGTGGATGAAGGTGAAGGTGGAAAAGATGATTGACGCCGCCAATGTATTGACTATTTGCCAAAACCAAACACTTAAATGACGCTTTGTATGAATAATGATTTTTCGGTAACAACCACTTCCAATCTCATCGACGGTAAGCAAACCGCCGAAGACATCAAAGTCGAAATCGCCGCCGAAGTAGCGGCCCTGAAAGCTGCCGGCCAAAAAGTGCCGCACCTCGCCGCCATTCTTGTGGGCCACGACGGCGGCTCCGAAACCTACGTGCGCAACAAGGTGCTGGCCTGCGAGCGGGTGGGCTTCGCTTCCACGCTGTTGCGCTACGAAGACGACATCACCGAAGCCGAACTGTTGGCCAAAGTGAACGAGCTGAACCATGACCCCGAAATCGACGGCTTCATCGTGCAGCTGCCCCTGCCCAAGCACATCGACCCCGAGAAGGTCATCGAAGCCATTCGGCCTGAAAAGGACGTGGACGGCTTTCACCCCATGAACACCGGCCGCATGGTGGCGGGGTTGCCGGCGCTGCTGCCCGCCACCCCGTCGGGCATCGTGGAGCTGCTGGCGCGGCAGGGCATCAAAACCAGTGGCAAGCACGCCGTGGTAATTGGCCGCTCCAATATTGTGGGCACGCCGGTTAGCATCTTGCTGGCTAAGAATTTGGATACGGCCAACTGCACGGTCACTTTATGCCATTCGCGTACCGAGAACCTAGCCGAAATCTGCCGGACGGCCGACATCGTGGTGGCCGCCATTGGCCGGCCCGAGTTCGTGACGGCCGACATGGTGCGGCCCGGCGCCGTGGTGATTGATGTGGGCACCACCCGCGTGGCCGATGCCAGCAAGAAGAACGGTTACGCGCTGAAAGGCGATGTGAATTTTGCCGAGGTGGCCCCCTTGGCATCGGCCATCACGCCGGTGCCTGGCGGGGTGGGCCCGATGACCATTGCCATGCTTTTGCTGAACACTTTGCGGGCCGCGAAGGGCGAAATATACCCTAAGTCGGCGAATTGATTTTTTAGGAATATTTGGTTGTCGGATTCCAAGGCTGTACTTTTAAAGTCCAGCCTTGGAACGGTGCGTCCTATTGCCTGCGTTTGGGCTGCTTGGCCTTGAGCGCTATTTTAGCATATGATAGAAGTGAATTTAATTTCTCCTGAAATAATTGTACCATCCGGTGAAGCTCAGGCTGGCGCCCCCGGCACGCTGCTGCCCGTGATGGAGCAGTTCTACACCATCCAAGGGGAAGGGTACAACACCGGACGGGCGGCGTATTTTATTCGGTTGGGCGGCTGCGATGTGGGCTGCCACTGGTGCGACGTAAAAGAATCGTGGGACGCCGATGCGCACCCGCGGCAGTCGATTGAGCAGCTGGTTGAAAACGTGCTGGCCTTTCCGGGGCGCAACGTGGTCATCACCGGTGGCGAGCCGCTGATGCACGACCTGGGGCCGCTCACGGCGGCGCTGCAAGCCGCCGGCTGCCGCACCTGGATTGAAACTTCGGGGGCGCACCCGCTCTCCGGTACTTGGGATTGGGTGTGCGTGTCGCCCAAGAAATTCAAAGCCCCGTTGCCGGAAGTGCTGGACGCGGCGCATGAGCTGAAAGTCATCGTGTTCAACAAGCACGATTTCGCCTGGGCCGAGGAGCACGCGGCCTTGGTGCCGCCCACCACCCGCTTATACTTGCAACCCGAATGGAGCCGGGCCGCCGCTATGACGCCTGAGCTGGTTGACTACGTGAAGCAGCACCCGCAATGGCAGGTTTCGCTGCAAACCCATAAGTATCTGGACATTCCTTAGCGTACCCTATGCGTCGCAATTCAATGTGGGGGGCGTTGCGCCTCGGAGTGATGAGCTTGCTGTGCCTGACGGCGGCCGAAACGGCCTGGGCCCAGCTAACGCCCAAGGTGCCCGTACCCACCAACACCAAGGCGCGGTCGTTGCTGGAAAAGGCCCAGCAGCAAACCCGGGAGCGCGACTTCGTGAAAGCCGTGGAAACGTTGAACCAGCTCAACGAGAAGTTCCCATCCTTTGGGGATGCGTATCTGTTGAAGGGTTCACTGCTGAAAGCCATGGGCGACAACCGCAATGCCATGGCCGCCTACCGCGACGGCTTGGGCAAGGTGTCCCTCGAAGCCGTGCACGCCTCGGAATACCAGTTGTTGGGCGACCTGGCCCTGAGCTACGGCGACTACCAAACGGCCCTTGACGCCTACAAGAACCTGCTGAAAGTGGCGCCCAAGACGCAGAAGAACCTGGCCAAGTCGCAGCGCCAGCTGCTCACCTGCGAGTTTGCGCTGAACGCAATGAAACACCCCGTGGGCGAGGCGCCGGTGGCCCTGCCTTCGCCGATGAATGCGTTCAAGTTTCAATACTTTCCGGCGCTCACGGCCGACAACCGCTTTCTGCTCTTCACGGGGCGCCCGGCGGCCAGCAGCGGCGAGGACCTGTACGTGAGCCGGCAGAGCAAAGATGGCAGCCTGGGCGCCCCGGTGCCCATCTCGCCGGCCATCAACAGCAGTTACAACGAAGGCGCGGGCTCTATCTCGGGCGACGGTAAAACGCTGGTGTTCGCTTCCTGCGACCGGCCCAAGGCCATTGGCAACTGCGACCTCTACATCTCGCGCCGCACCGGCAACAACTGGAGCACCCCCGTGAACCTGGGCACCAACGTGAACTCCACGGAATGGGATTCGCAGCCCTCGCTCTCGGCCGACGGCCGGACGCTGTACTTCACCTCGACGCGCCGCGGCGGGCAGGGCCAGGAAGACATTTACGTGAGCACCCTGCAGCCCGATGGCACCTGGAGCATGGCCCAAAACGTGGGCACGCCCGTGAACACGGCCGGCAAAGACATGGCCCCGTTCATCCACGCCAGCGGCACCACACTCTATTATGTGACGGACGGGCTGGTGGGCATGGGCGGCCTCGACGTGTTTCGGTGCGAGAAGAATGCCAACGGCAGCTGGAGCGAACCCCGCAACCTGGGCTACCCGCTTAATACCTTCGAGAACGAAGCCTCGCTGTTCATCACTTCCGACAACCAGAAGGGCTTTTGCTCCCGCACCAAGGCCTCGGACGAGCCGCCGGGGGGCTACCGCCTGGCCCGCGAGCGGCCGGTGGAGCTGTTCAGCTTTGCAGTGCCCGCCCCTGTGAAAGCCCGCGAAACCAGCACCTACACCCAGGGCCGCGTGTTCGACGCCAACACCAAAAAGCCGCTCAAGGCCGAGGTGAAGCTCTACGACCTCGACACCGACGTGCTGACCCAGTTCGTGACTTCTGACCCCGAGTACGGCGACTACACCGTGGTGCTCAACGAAGGCCACCACTACGCCATGTACGCCTCGGCGGATAAGTATCTGCTCAAGAGCCTCAGCTTCGACTATTCCAACCAGCACACCTTCGACCCACTCGCGCTGGACATCTATCTGGAGCCTGTGCGCTCGGGCCGGAGCGTGGTGCTGAACAACCTGTTTTTCGACACCAACAAATACGACCTCAAGCCCCAGTCGCGCACCGAGCTCAACCGACTGATTGAGTTCATGCGCCAATACCGCGACGTACAGATTGAGGTGTCGGGCTACACCGACAACGTGGGTTCGCCCGAAGCCAACATCCAGCTGTCGCAGCGCCGGGCCCAGTCCGTGGTCGAGTACCTGTCCAGCCACGGCGTCTCCAGCAATCGCCTCCGTTCGAAGGGCTACGGCGAAGGCCACCCCCTCGTCGCCAATGACACCGAGGCCCACCGCCAGCTAAACCGGCGAATTGAGCTACACATTCTGTAGGCTCACCTGCAATCAAACTACTTCAATGGCCTCCAGTGGAAACTTCCGCTGGGGGCCATTTTACTTAAAGCAAGGCTTTAGGTAAGTGGAAATATTATAGCATTCGCGGTCAAAATAAATATGATTTTACCATTAGAGCGAATTTTTTTGATTTCAGGAAGCTGTTTTTTTGATTTTAAAAATCAATTAATATTCAGTTGGTTATGCAATTTTAGGAAAATCAATTAAATAAAAAAGTACTATAAAAGTTGTTTTTTGTGCAAAATGAAAATATGTGTACGTTTGGACAGGTCAACAGCCCAAGAAATGACCGCCCACAACACGTTTCACCATTAACCCTTTTCATACCATGAAAAACTTGTTCCTGGCCACTTGCCTTGCCACAAGCGTTTGCGCGAGCCCGGCTATGGCCGCCGGCCCTGGCGACGGCTCATACTCGCCGGCCATGATGACGCGGGCTACCACGCTCACACGGGCCCTGGCGCGCCACATCCACTTCAACGAGGCGCAGTACCTCGCCGTGAAGCAGCTGCACCTGAACATGCTCACCGAGCGCCGCGACCTGGAAATCCTGCTTAACGGCGCCAGCGCCGAGGAGCGCGACACCCGCCTGGCCGAAGCCCAGCAGCGCTACGAGTTCGAGCTAGCCAACCTGCTGCAGCCCCAGCAGCTGGTGGCGTACCAGTCGCTGCGCAACAACTTTACCGCGCACCGCCTGAAATAAGCTTTTTGCTGCGGCCCCGGCACATACGGTGGTGGGGCCGCGGTACCGCGCGCCCATGAAACGCTTTGAATATCGATTGCTGGACACCGTGAGTGGGTTTTTCAGCGGCATTGACTACCAGGAGCTGACCAATCACCTGAACGCCCTGGGGCGGGAAGGGTGGGAGGTCGTTTCCGTCGTGGACACCATTTTCACGTCGCATCAAACCCGCGGCCTGCTTATTACCCTCAAGCGCGAATACTAGCTTAGAGTAATCTTCACAGGCCATATCACGCAAAAAAGGGAGGCCCTGAGACGATTTCGTCTCAGGGCCTCCCTTTTTTGCGTAGCCGAAAGCCGTTAGGCGCGGGCGTCGATGGCTACGTAGTCGCGCTCGAGCTCGCCGGTGTAAATCTGGCGGGGACGGCCGATGGGCTCTTTGTTCTCGCGCATCTCTTTCCACTGGGCAATCCAGCCGGGGAGGCGGCCCAGGGCGAACATTACCGTGAACATCTCGGTGGGGATGCCCAGGGCTTTGTAGATAATGCCTGAGTAGAAGTCCACGTTCGGGTAAAGCTTGCGCGAGATGAAGTACTCGTCGGTGAGGGCAGCTTGCTCCAGCTCCTGCGCTATTTTCAGCAAGGGGCTGTCTTGCAGGCCCAGGGCTTGCAGCACCTCGTCGGCGGCCTTTTTGATGATGGTGGCGCGGGGGTCGAAGTTCTTGTACACGCGGTGGCCGAAGCCCATGAGGCGGAACGAGTCGTTCTTGTCCTTGGCCTTGGCGATGAACTTGCTGGTGTCGCCGCCGTCGGCCTCAATGGCTTCCAGCATTTCGATAACCTCTTGGTTGGCACCGCCGTGCAGGGGGCCCCACAGGGCGTTGATGCCGGCCGATACCGAACCGTAGAGGCTGGCGTTGGCCGAGCCCACGAGGCGCACCGTGCTGGTGGAGCAGTTTTGCTCGTGGTCGGCGTGCAGGATGAGGAGCTTGTTGAGCGCGCTTACCACTACCGGGTTGATTTCGTACTTCTCGGTGGGGAAGCTGAACATCATGTAGAGGAAATTCGCGCAATAATCCATGTCGTTGCGCGGGTAGTTCAGCGGGTGACCCATGTTGTTTTTATAGGTCCAGGCCGCGATGGTTGGCATCTTCGCCATCAGGCGGATGACGTTGAGCTCCATCTCCTCGGGGCTCAGGTCGGGCGATACGCTCTGCGGGTAGAAGCCGGTGAGGGCGCAGATGAGCGACGACAGGATGGCCATGGGGTGCGTAGCCGACGGGAAACCGTCGAAAATCTTGCGCATGTCCTCGTGCACCAGCGTGTGCTTGGTGATTTGGCCGCTGAAGTTGTCGAGCTCGGCCTTGGTGGGCAGGGCACCGTAAATCAACAGGTAAGCCACTTCAAGGAAGCTCGACTTCTCAGCCAGCTGCTCGATGGGGTAGCCGCGGTAGCGCAGAATGCCTTCTTCGCCGTCGAGGAAAGTGATGGCGCTTTTGGTGGCGCCGGTGTTTTTGTAGCCCGAATCGAGGGTCACGTAGCCGGTTTGGTCGCGCAGCTTGCCGATGTCGAAAGCTTTTTCGTGTTCGGTGCCTTCAATGACGGGCAAGGTAATAGACTTGCCGTCGAGAATGAGTTCAGCGGTTTCTGCCATGGGCGGGAGGGGTGAGGAAAAATATACGGTGCGAAACTAACGCATAAGCCGTAAGCCGGGAAATTTCCGCGGTCAGGGCTACGCTTACACTACAATTGAATGCCGCCTGGGGTTTCGAAAATGCGCTTAAATCAAGCTTTGGGAGCCCATGGC
Proteins encoded in this region:
- a CDS encoding bifunctional 5,10-methylenetetrahydrofolate dehydrogenase/5,10-methenyltetrahydrofolate cyclohydrolase, coding for MNNDFSVTTTSNLIDGKQTAEDIKVEIAAEVAALKAAGQKVPHLAAILVGHDGGSETYVRNKVLACERVGFASTLLRYEDDITEAELLAKVNELNHDPEIDGFIVQLPLPKHIDPEKVIEAIRPEKDVDGFHPMNTGRMVAGLPALLPATPSGIVELLARQGIKTSGKHAVVIGRSNIVGTPVSILLAKNLDTANCTVTLCHSRTENLAEICRTADIVVAAIGRPEFVTADMVRPGAVVIDVGTTRVADASKKNGYALKGDVNFAEVAPLASAITPVPGGVGPMTIAMLLLNTLRAAKGEIYPKSAN
- a CDS encoding citrate synthase, with the translated sequence MAETAELILDGKSITLPVIEGTEHEKAFDIGKLRDQTGYVTLDSGYKNTGATKSAITFLDGEEGILRYRGYPIEQLAEKSSFLEVAYLLIYGALPTKAELDNFSGQITKHTLVHEDMRKIFDGFPSATHPMAILSSLICALTGFYPQSVSPDLSPEEMELNVIRLMAKMPTIAAWTYKNNMGHPLNYPRNDMDYCANFLYMMFSFPTEKYEINPVVVSALNKLLILHADHEQNCSTSTVRLVGSANASLYGSVSAGINALWGPLHGGANQEVIEMLEAIEADGGDTSKFIAKAKDKNDSFRLMGFGHRVYKNFDPRATIIKKAADEVLQALGLQDSPLLKIAQELEQAALTDEYFISRKLYPNVDFYSGIIYKALGIPTEMFTVMFALGRLPGWIAQWKEMRENKEPIGRPRQIYTGELERDYVAIDARA
- a CDS encoding DUF4177 domain-containing protein: MKRFEYRLLDTVSGFFSGIDYQELTNHLNALGREGWEVVSVVDTIFTSHQTRGLLITLKREY
- a CDS encoding OmpA family protein, which gives rise to MRRNSMWGALRLGVMSLLCLTAAETAWAQLTPKVPVPTNTKARSLLEKAQQQTRERDFVKAVETLNQLNEKFPSFGDAYLLKGSLLKAMGDNRNAMAAYRDGLGKVSLEAVHASEYQLLGDLALSYGDYQTALDAYKNLLKVAPKTQKNLAKSQRQLLTCEFALNAMKHPVGEAPVALPSPMNAFKFQYFPALTADNRFLLFTGRPAASSGEDLYVSRQSKDGSLGAPVPISPAINSSYNEGAGSISGDGKTLVFASCDRPKAIGNCDLYISRRTGNNWSTPVNLGTNVNSTEWDSQPSLSADGRTLYFTSTRRGGQGQEDIYVSTLQPDGTWSMAQNVGTPVNTAGKDMAPFIHASGTTLYYVTDGLVGMGGLDVFRCEKNANGSWSEPRNLGYPLNTFENEASLFITSDNQKGFCSRTKASDEPPGGYRLARERPVELFSFAVPAPVKARETSTYTQGRVFDANTKKPLKAEVKLYDLDTDVLTQFVTSDPEYGDYTVVLNEGHHYAMYASADKYLLKSLSFDYSNQHTFDPLALDIYLEPVRSGRSVVLNNLFFDTNKYDLKPQSRTELNRLIEFMRQYRDVQIEVSGYTDNVGSPEANIQLSQRRAQSVVEYLSSHGVSSNRLRSKGYGEGHPLVANDTEAHRQLNRRIELHIL
- a CDS encoding DUF5684 domain-containing protein translates to MENQPSVAGILFFLLIELGIFVLVFAGLWKLFVKAGKPGWAAIIPIYNIIVMQEIVGREAWKIILLFIPLVNIYFGITLYVSFAKAYGKYGIGNYLAIIFLGIIFIPLWGFSNEVQYVGPVEGPNQNLAPATTF
- a CDS encoding 7-carboxy-7-deazaguanine synthase QueE; this encodes MEQFYTIQGEGYNTGRAAYFIRLGGCDVGCHWCDVKESWDADAHPRQSIEQLVENVLAFPGRNVVITGGEPLMHDLGPLTAALQAAGCRTWIETSGAHPLSGTWDWVCVSPKKFKAPLPEVLDAAHELKVIVFNKHDFAWAEEHAALVPPTTRLYLQPEWSRAAAMTPELVDYVKQHPQWQVSLQTHKYLDIP
- the lepA gene encoding translation elongation factor 4, translating into MKNIRNFCIIAHIDHGKSTLADRLLEFTSTVAKRDMQAQLLDNMDLERERGITIKSHAIQMQYPYKGELYTLNLIDTPGHVDFSYEVSRSIAACEGALLIVDASQGIEAQTISNLYLAIGADLEIIPVLNKIDLPHAMPEEVTDEIVDLIGCKPDDIIHASGKAGIGIEAILNAICERVPAPKGDPEGPLQALIFDSVFNSYRGIEVLFRIKNGTMKKGDKLRFMATGKEYGADEIGILGLNQEPRQEISAGNVGYLISGIKEAREVKVGDTITHVHRPTPEAIQGFADVKPMVFAGIYPVDTTEYEELRSSMEKLQLNDASLVWEPETSVALGFGFRCGFLGMLHMEIVQERLEREFNMTVITTVPSVQFHATGTKDQMLTINAPSEMPEPNLIKHIEEPYIKAQIITASEYVGAIITLCMDKRGIIKGQSYLTSERVEMSFELPLSEIVFDFFDKLKSISRGYASLDYELIGFRESDMVKLDVMLNGEKVDALSAIVHRSKSYEWGKRLCEKLRELLPRQMFDIAIQASIGQKIIARETVKALRKNVIAKCYGGDISRKRKLLEKQKEGKKRMRSVGSVEIPQEAFLAVLKID
- a CDS encoding GlcG/HbpS family heme-binding protein → MGITLEQAQAALKAAHQKALDLGVKMNIAVVDAGANLTAFARMDDAWLGSLDISIKKAKTARFFDMPTGEIGKLAQPGGPLYNIEHSNGGLISFPGGIPIMDSGNRVIGAIGVSGSTVEDDHAVAQAGVDAIQGQ